A genomic window from Nicotiana sylvestris chromosome 11, ASM39365v2, whole genome shotgun sequence includes:
- the LOC138882236 gene encoding uncharacterized protein, giving the protein MKTILCEGPYTVNNRPMIMKQWSSQFDFDAEFLTEIPLWVRFPKLPMNCWGGTSLSRIASTIGIPLLDECTAKQTRISHARILIEVNVTKPPPSKVPIMDDSGYDCTKIRKEEVKQIQQPKRIGPQPMKQVWKTTRVVEAEPNPEEGQQQNLDKGKGTNKQYKQKELGTYIRENNTKLVGLVETRVKKDKADGIANRVVLWWKARFNYDHAVNGRVWLLWDPSYYDVSIIDQSAQAIYCDVRGRMNQLNCVMTVIYGFNTIELRKPLWVQLHNLTTEITKPWLIWRDFNSVLTIEDRLYGNLVTSNEIQDFANYRFFCRIDRAIGNDVWMNTFGHMEVDYKIPFISEHAPMMITLRKAESNGKIPFKFFNVWAYHEDFLTVVEGVWQTQLHCNEGEESEKVIAELTNAFGDRLTYQKQILAKIISFYKSFMGSRSVHLPAINKEIMKMGYVLAHSQQVNLCAEVTEQEIFEALNAIGDDKAPGVDGYNALFFKRSLKLIRPEVCQAVKNFFHTSKLYRAINCTAITLIPKVLHPTSIKEYIPIPCCTVLYKLIVKILANRLQKVIASVFSDTQAGFIPGRKVADNVLLAHELVKAYSRKNISPKCLIKVDIQKTYDINDWRYLHQVLECLGFPLQFTNWIIECVSTVNYTILINGETTKTFDAARMARTRASSSTDQQSEPLEAPTRARGLSEAVRASLAGIHDCHPVETRVIDLARHALIILPTERERVRRFIDGLIQLIRLQMARETRSEISFQEVANVARRIEMVLSQGGGHGEDKRPRHSGRFSGTSSGGSRGPQMQYSDQQSFSATPALINAPPLQSFQGRQPQQPRACFTCGDTRHIARYCPRAPGGSQHQSSRAMIQAPGAP; this is encoded by the exons ATGAAGACAATTCTGTGTGAGGGACCTTACACAGTCAACAATAGGCCTATGATAATGAAACAATGGAGTTCACAGTTTGATTTTGATGCAGAATTTTTAACTGAGATTCCTCTTTGGGTTAGATTTCCCAAACTTCCCATGAACTGCTGGGGAGGTACCTCATTGAGTAGAATAGCTAGCACTATAGGGATTCCATTGTTAGATGAGTGCACTGCCAAACAAACTAGAATCTCTCATGCTAGAATTCTCATCGAGGTGAATGTCACTAAACCTCCCCCTAGCAAGGTCCCTATTATGGATGATTCGGGGTATGATTGTACAAAGATCCGCAAGGAGGAGGTTAAGCAAATTCAACAGCCAAAGAGAATTGGACCACAACCTATGAAGCAAGTGTGGAAGACTACACGAGTTGT AGAAGCAGAACCAAATCCCGAAGAAGGGCAACAACAAAATCTTGATAAAGGAAA AGGTACCAATAAACAATATAAGCAAAAAGAATTAGGTACCTATATTAGAGAGAATAATACCAAACTAGTTGGCTTAGTAGAAACTAGAGTCAAAAAAGATAAGGCTGATGGCATTGCTAATAGGGTAGTGTTATGGTGGAAAGCTAGATTTAACTATGATCATGCTGTTAATGGAAGGGTCTGGCTGTTATGGGATCCTTCATACTATGATGTATCAATAATAGACCAGTCTGCCCAAGCTATATATTGTGATGTTAGAGGAAGGATGAATCAACTGAATTGTGTCATGACAGTCATCTATGGGTTTAATACAATTGAGCTGAGAAAGCCTCTATGGGTACAACTACATAATCTTACTACAGAGATCACCAAGCCATGGCTCATTTGGAGAGATTTTAATTCAGTGCTAACTATAGAGGATAGATTATATGGGAATCTAGTAACTAGCAATGAGATTCAAGACTTTGCAAATT ATAGATTTTTCTGCAGGATTGACAGAGCTATTGGCAATGATGTATGGATGAACACTTTTGGGCATATGGAAGTGGATTATAAAATTCCTTTTATCTCAGAACATGCCCCCATGATGATCACCCTAAGGAAAGCTGAATCCAATGGCAAGATTCCATTTAAGTTCTTTAATGTTTGGGCTTATCATGAAGACTTCTTAACAGTGGTTGAAGGAGTTTGGCAGACACAGCTGCA TTGTAATGAAGGAGAGGAGTCAGAAAAAGTTATTGCAGAGCTTACTAATGCTTTTGGAGATAGACTCACTTATCAGAAGCAGATTCTGGCTAAAATAATTAGCTTTTACAAATCTTTTATGGGATCAAGATCAGTGCATTTGCCTGCAATCAACAAAGAGATAATGAAAATGGGATATGTCCTCGCACACTCTCAGCAGGTGAACCTTTGTGCTGAAGTCACCGAACAAGAAATATTTGAAGCATTAAATGCAATTGGGGATGATAAAGCACCAGGAGTTGATGGTTACAAtgcattattttttaaaagatctTTGAAATTGATCAGGCCAGAAGTGTGTCAAGCAGTGAAGAATTTCTTTCATACGAGCAAGCTATATAGAGCTATCAACTGTACAGCCATCACCTTGATTCCTAAGGTTCTCCATCCTACAAGTATCAAGGAATATATACCTATACCTTGCTGCACTGTTCTGTATAAATTAATTGTCAAAATTCTTGCAAACAGACTGCAAAAAGTTATTGCATCAGTTTTCTCAGACACCCAAGCTGGTTTCATTCCTGGCAGGAAAGTTGCAGATAATGTCTTACTGGCACATGAGTTAGTTAAGGCTTACTCAAGGAAGAATATTTCTCCAAAATGCCTCATTAAAGTGGATATACAAAAAACCTATGATATTAATGATTGGAGATACTTACACCAAGTATTAGAATGTCTAGGATTCCCACTTCAATTTACCAACTGGATCATAGAGTGTGTGTCAACAGTGAACTATACCATTCTCATCAATGGAGAGACAACTAAGACATTTGATGCAGCTAGA atggctagaacacgcgcttcctcatcgacCGATCAGCAGTCCGAGCCCCTAgaagctcccacgaggg cgagaggcctatcggaggcagttcgagcgtCTTTAGCAGGGATCCATGACTGTCACCCAGTAGAGACCAGAGTCATAGATTTGGCTCGCCATGCCCTgattatacttcccactgagagggaGAGAGTGCGACGGTTTATTGATGGGCTCATTCAGCTGATTCGTCTCCAGATGGCTAGAgagactaggagtgagatatcctttcaggaggtggccaatgtggcccggagGATTGAGATGGTACTATCACAGGGGGGTGGTCATGGGgaagacaagaggccccgtcattcaggcagattcagtggtacctcgtctggag gtagtcgtggtcctcagatgcagtattctgatcagcagtccttcagtgcaACACCAGCACTTATCAATGCACCACCGCtccagagtttccagggtcgtcagccccagcagccaagggcttgttttacttgtggcgacacgaggcacattgctaggtattgccctcgtgCACCAGGTGGCTCTCAGCATCAAAGTTCCCGTGCTATGATTCAGGCACCAGGTGCCCCATAG